A window of the Cuculus canorus isolate bCucCan1 chromosome 3, bCucCan1.pri, whole genome shotgun sequence genome harbors these coding sequences:
- the FBXO5 gene encoding F-box only protein 5, whose translation MKSNLNHSFKMKCDFDCTTLHAEFTPLKTATEKKRLEESCPLNYEEGICKSCAEEHQKILFSDSYHRTTRNPDLKDEGRPVHNKENEQVTQRLDEDIYEMEVLENSKFNEDSGYSSMISSQYSDAIEHEDSMPLAGNLCDTPKHCLTKNQNQAQFSKKTLLPVRHYEEMICSTLKKNGKRDLRSWAAVDRIVLRGNIELCNLIGKKMGLDRIDILAELFQKNLKHILSSILRHLGEMDLINFAKVSKTWLKILREDKWILQMYSKAMKNISNGTKASEYAATREYVLCRKALTSVQKATSPNNLNKKVTRSKASKKHTRLVEFSEAAKSLKNTESFKACHRCGSPAKYDSYLQRAICSRESCGFDFCTKCMCCYHSSSDCMSGKAVKSISKLGPLPGTRKSKQNLRRL comes from the exons atgaaatcaaaCCTTAACCACtccttcaaaatgaaatgtgattttGATTGTACAACTCTTCACGCTGAGTTTACACCATTAAAGACtgctacagagaagaaaagactggaGGAATCCTGCCCCTTGAATTATGAGGAAGGCATTTGTAAAAGCTGTGCTGAAGAGCATCAGAAAATACTCTTTAGTGACTCATACCACAGAACCACCAGGAATCCAGATCTTAAAGATGAAGGAAGACCTGtacataataaagaaaatgagcaaGTAACCCAGAGACTTGATGAAGATATCTATGAAATGGAGGTACtagaaaacagtaaatttaATGAGGACAGTGGTTATTCCTCTATGATAAGTAGTCAATACTCTGATGCAATAGAACATGAGGATAGTATGCCTTTGGCTGGGAATCTCTGTGATACACCAAAGCATTGTTTAACAAAGAACCAAAACCAAGCACAATTTTCAAAGAAGACTTTGTTGCCAGTaagacattatgaagaaatgaTTTGCtcaactttgaaaaaaaatggtaaaagagATCTCAGGTCTTGGGCTGCAGTAGACAGAATTGTTCTTAGGGGAAATATTGAACTTTGTAACctaattggaaagaaaatgggattGGATAGAATTGACATTCTTGCCGAACTCTTCCAAAAGAACCTGAAGCATATATTATCAAGCATCTTAAGACATCTTGGTGAGATGGATTTAATTAA TTTTGCCAAAGTCAGCAAAACGTGGCTGAAGATTCTACGAGAAGATAAATGGATTTTACAAATGTATAGTAAagctatgaaaaatatttct aaTGGCACTAAGGCATCAGAATATGCTGCAACAAGGGAGTATGTTCTCTGCCGAAAGGCTTTAACTTCCGTTCAGAAAGCAACCTCACCAAACAACTTGAATAAAAAAGTCACCAGATCTAAAGCCTCTAAGAAACACACCAGGCTGGTAGAGTTCTCTGAG GCTGCCAAGTccctgaaaaacactgaaagcttTAAAGCGTGCCATCGGTGTGGCTCACCTGCAAAATATGACTCCTATCTACAAAGAGCAATATGCAGTCGTGAAAGTTGTGGCTTTGACTTTTGCACAAAATGCATGTGCTGCTACCACAGCTCCAGTGACTGTATGAGTGGCAAAGCAGTGAAATCCATCTCAAAGCTAGGGCCGCTTCCTGGGActaggaaaagcaaacagaatctACGGCGATTATGA